A part of Numenius arquata chromosome 2, bNumArq3.hap1.1, whole genome shotgun sequence genomic DNA contains:
- the NEK2 gene encoding serine/threonine-protein kinase Nek2 isoform X2 codes for MPGRPDDYEVLLTIGAGSYGRCRKVRRKADGKILVWKELDYGSMTEAEKQMLVSEVNLLRELRHPNIVRYYDRIIDRSNTTLYIVMEYCDGGDLASLIARCTKERHYLEESFVLRVLTQLALALKECHRRSDGAVTVHRDLKPANVFLDSKQNVKLGDFGLARILHHDTSFAKTFVGTPYYMSPEQMNHMSYNEKSDIWSLGCLLYELCALSPPFRAYNQKELAEKIREGKFRRIPYRYSEQLNELLKEMLNVKDYCRPSVEDILQHPLIADLVTEEQRQNSDKRGWRSWDAERLQHSDVAVNELRQKEQQLQDREQAIKERERRLEQRERELCIRERLAEDKLARAENLMRNYNLYKQQQMVACADDNALLPFSTTKKKVHFDGSEENAVPPVNLENYPPSKDKRSDLKKRLYAANLRAQALSELEKNYQLKSRQILGMR; via the exons ATGCCTGGCCGTCCCGACGACTACGAGGTGCTGCTGACCATCGGCGCCGGCTCCTACGGCAGGTGCCGCAAGGTGCGCCGCAAGGCCGACGGCAAG ATCTTGGTATGGAAGGAGCTCGACTATGGCTCGATGACAGAGGCAGAGAAGCAAATGCTTGTTTCGGAAGTGAATTTGCTTCGCGAGCTGAGGCATCCGAATATCGTCCGATATTATGATCGGATCATCGACAGGAGCAACACGACCCTGTACATCGTGATGGAGTACTGCGATGGTGGTGACCTGGCGAGCCTGATTGCAAGGTGCACCAAAGAAAG GCACTACTTGGAAGAAAGCTTTGTTCTCCGAGTATTGACTCAATTGGCATTGGCTCTGAAGGAATGTCACAGACGGAGTGATGGTGCAGTCACTGTGCATCGTGACCTAAAACCAGCAAATGTCTTTCTAGATAGCAAGCAGAATGTGAAACTTGGAGATTTTGGACTGGCTAGAATATTGCACCATGACACCAGCTTTGCCAAAACATTTGTTGGAACTCCATATTATATGTCTCCA GAACAAATGAACCACATGTCATACAATGAAAAATCTGACATATGGTCTCTAGGATGCCTCCTGTATGAATTATGTGCTCTCTC GCCTCCATTTAGAGCTTACAACCAAAAGGAGTTGGCAGAAAAGATAAGGGAAGGGAAGTTCAGACGAATACCATATCGTTACTCGGAGCAGCTGAATGAACTTCTCAAAGAGATGCTTAATGTGAAG GATTATTGCCGACCTTCTGTTGAAGATATTCTGCAGCACCCCTTGATAGCAGACTTGGTGACAGAAGAACAAAGACAAAATTCTGATAAAAGAGGCTGGAGATCATGGGATGCAGAAAGGCTGCAGCATTCGGATGTTGCAGTGAATGAGCTGAGACAGAAGGAACAACAATTACAGGACCGAGAACAAGCCATTAAAGAGAGAGAGCGACGTTTGGAGC AGAGAGAACGGGAACTCTGTATCCGAGAGCGACTGGCAGAGGACAAACTTGCTAG agctgaaaactTGATGAGGAACTACAATCTCTACAAACAGCAGCAGATGGTAGCTTGTGCAGATG ATAACGCACTCCTCCCCTTTTCTACAACCAAGAAGAAAGTACACTTTGATGGAAGTGAAGAGAATGCTGTGCCTCCTGTTAATTTGGAAAACTATCCACCTTCTAAAGATAAACGCTCTGATCTCAAAAAACGTCTATATGCTGCAAATCTACGGGCTCAAGCACtgtctgaactggaaaaaaactaTCAACTAAAGAGCAGACAAATCTTGGGCATGCGCTGA
- the NEK2 gene encoding serine/threonine-protein kinase Nek2 isoform X1, protein MGGRGGAFKRRGGADGLCPWGDRGAGAAMPGRPDDYEVLLTIGAGSYGRCRKVRRKADGKILVWKELDYGSMTEAEKQMLVSEVNLLRELRHPNIVRYYDRIIDRSNTTLYIVMEYCDGGDLASLIARCTKERHYLEESFVLRVLTQLALALKECHRRSDGAVTVHRDLKPANVFLDSKQNVKLGDFGLARILHHDTSFAKTFVGTPYYMSPEQMNHMSYNEKSDIWSLGCLLYELCALSPPFRAYNQKELAEKIREGKFRRIPYRYSEQLNELLKEMLNVKDYCRPSVEDILQHPLIADLVTEEQRQNSDKRGWRSWDAERLQHSDVAVNELRQKEQQLQDREQAIKERERRLEQRERELCIRERLAEDKLARAENLMRNYNLYKQQQMVACADGPDNALLPFSTTKKKVHFDGSEENAVPPVNLENYPPSKDKRSDLKKRLYAANLRAQALSELEKNYQLKSRQILGMR, encoded by the exons ATGGGCGGGAGGGGCGGTGCGTTTAAACGGCGCGGGGGTGCAGACGGCCTGTGTCCCTGGGGAGATCGCGGCGCTGGAGCTGCCATGCCTGGCCGTCCCGACGACTACGAGGTGCTGCTGACCATCGGCGCCGGCTCCTACGGCAGGTGCCGCAAGGTGCGCCGCAAGGCCGACGGCAAG ATCTTGGTATGGAAGGAGCTCGACTATGGCTCGATGACAGAGGCAGAGAAGCAAATGCTTGTTTCGGAAGTGAATTTGCTTCGCGAGCTGAGGCATCCGAATATCGTCCGATATTATGATCGGATCATCGACAGGAGCAACACGACCCTGTACATCGTGATGGAGTACTGCGATGGTGGTGACCTGGCGAGCCTGATTGCAAGGTGCACCAAAGAAAG GCACTACTTGGAAGAAAGCTTTGTTCTCCGAGTATTGACTCAATTGGCATTGGCTCTGAAGGAATGTCACAGACGGAGTGATGGTGCAGTCACTGTGCATCGTGACCTAAAACCAGCAAATGTCTTTCTAGATAGCAAGCAGAATGTGAAACTTGGAGATTTTGGACTGGCTAGAATATTGCACCATGACACCAGCTTTGCCAAAACATTTGTTGGAACTCCATATTATATGTCTCCA GAACAAATGAACCACATGTCATACAATGAAAAATCTGACATATGGTCTCTAGGATGCCTCCTGTATGAATTATGTGCTCTCTC GCCTCCATTTAGAGCTTACAACCAAAAGGAGTTGGCAGAAAAGATAAGGGAAGGGAAGTTCAGACGAATACCATATCGTTACTCGGAGCAGCTGAATGAACTTCTCAAAGAGATGCTTAATGTGAAG GATTATTGCCGACCTTCTGTTGAAGATATTCTGCAGCACCCCTTGATAGCAGACTTGGTGACAGAAGAACAAAGACAAAATTCTGATAAAAGAGGCTGGAGATCATGGGATGCAGAAAGGCTGCAGCATTCGGATGTTGCAGTGAATGAGCTGAGACAGAAGGAACAACAATTACAGGACCGAGAACAAGCCATTAAAGAGAGAGAGCGACGTTTGGAGC AGAGAGAACGGGAACTCTGTATCCGAGAGCGACTGGCAGAGGACAAACTTGCTAG agctgaaaactTGATGAGGAACTACAATCTCTACAAACAGCAGCAGATGGTAGCTTGTGCAGATGGTCCAG ATAACGCACTCCTCCCCTTTTCTACAACCAAGAAGAAAGTACACTTTGATGGAAGTGAAGAGAATGCTGTGCCTCCTGTTAATTTGGAAAACTATCCACCTTCTAAAGATAAACGCTCTGATCTCAAAAAACGTCTATATGCTGCAAATCTACGGGCTCAAGCACtgtctgaactggaaaaaaactaTCAACTAAAGAGCAGACAAATCTTGGGCATGCGCTGA